The Aquicella siphonis DNA segment CATGAACTTGGTCAACTCAGAAACCTGGAAGGTAAAAGGACCATAACCAATCCAGCGCGCACTGCCATTCACACTGTGACCAACCCCGGGTATCAGTACTAAGGCCAGCATTAGCATGACACAAAGCAGCAAAAAACCGCCCAGTTTTTCCCAATATGAGATATCCAGATGCATGACGATATTGCCCAGCAAAATCCCCAATGTAAGAAAAACCAGTTGTTTGAACAGAAAATAGAAGGGTTGGTGCATTTGTTTGTCGGAGATTTCAATCGAAGCGGACGTCATCATGACCAGACCCAGGACAACGATGCTGATCACCGAAAAAATAAACCATTTATCGTAAAGAGCCGGCGCAACGGCTTGCCGGGCTGCAGAATAGGATCGCACGATCTATTTTCCTCATCAGGCTGGAACCGGTTTTAAACCCTTGCCGCAAAAATAGCGAGTCCTCACCAAGTTCATTCCGTGTTCGCCACCGCGCTTCAAGGCAGTTTTTCAACGATTTCCGTAAATACCTGGCCGCGATGCTCGTAATTTTTAAACATGTCAAAGCTGGCGCAAGCGGGAGAAAGCAAAACGCAATCATCATTGTGCGCATTGGCGGCCGCCTGGCTGACAGCTTCTTCCATCGACCCCGCAAAAGACACCGGCACACTGCCGTTAATCACACCGGCAATTTCCCTGGCGGCTTCGCCTATTAAAACAACGTGCCGGGAATATTGACTGATCGCGGGCATCAATGATTTGAAATCCGCATTCTTGCCTATTCCGCCCAGGATCATGACCAGCTTTCCGCTAATCTCGCTTCCCAGGCCTTCGATGGCAGCCTGTGTCGCACCCACATTCGTACCTTTGGAATCGTTATACCATTTCACTCCATGACGTTCGCGAACAAATTGACAGCGGTGCGGCAGGCCTTTAAAAGTGCGCAAGACATTCAGCATGGATTCGAATGGCAGCCCGAATCCATGCCCTATGGCGAGTGCCGCAAGAGCATTCGCCTGATAATGCTTTCCCATCACCGGAAGTTCGTTAACGGACAAGAGCGGCCGGTCTTCAAAGGCAAGACAGGTTTCATTACCCTGCTGCACAAGACCGAATTCACCCCGGCCGGGGGCATTCAAGGTAAAATGCCATTTCTTTTGCACCTGGGTTTCACGGCATTCAGTCAGAATGTCGTCGCGGTTGCACACCGCGACACGGCAATGCTGATAGACACGGTATTTGGCTCGCGTATATGCGGCCAGATCATCATAACGGTCCATATGGTCTGGCGTGACGTTCAACACGGTAGCGACACTAGGCTTTAGTGTATAAGTCGTTTCCAGTTGAAAACTCGACAATTCCAGAACATAAAGATGAGCAGAGGGACTTCTTGCGAGCAAATCCAGCGCGGGAATTCCGAGATTACCGCCTGCTTCGGCCTGATACCCTGCCGCCTCGGCCATTTTTCCCACCAGTGTGGTGACTGTGCTTTTCGCATTCGTGCCGGTAATTGCAATGACAGGAGCACTGACCGCATGCGCGAATAATTCGATATCTCCGATGACAGGCGTACCGCGCCTGACCTGCTCGGCGATCGCGGGCTCGCGCAAGGCAATTCCGGGACTGAGAATAATGCGGCCTGCCTTGCTCAGCAAAGACGGATCCAGCCCGCCCAAAGCGACCCGCACATCGGGCTCGATACGGTATAATTCTGCAAGGTGCGGCGGATTCGGGCGCGTATCAGTGACCGCGAACTCCACTCCGCATTGTTTCAGGTAACGCGCGCAGGAGAGGCCGGTTGCCCCCAATCCCACAATGACATTTAGTTCAGCTACTGACATACATGAGACTCGTTTTATCGCAGTTTGAGGGTTGCCAATCCGCACAACACCAGAACAAAAGTAATAATCCAGAACCTTACAATAACACGCGGTTCAGGCCAGCCTTTTAATTCGAAATGGTGATGGATGGGAGCCATTTTGAAAATCCGTTTGCCGGTCAATTTGTAAGATCCGACCTGGAGTATCACGGAAACCGTTTCCAGCACAAAGATTCCGCTCATAAGAAAAAACACAATTTCCTGCCGCACGATGACCGCAATGATCCCCAGCGCCGCGCCCAGCGCGAGCGCGCCCACATCACCCATGAACACTTGCGCGGGATAGGTGTTAAACCACAAAAATCCCAGCCCCGCGCCAACCAGCGACCCGCAAAATACGACTATCTCTCCCGCACCGGGAACATAGGGGATGGCAAGATAAGTGGCATGATGAATATTCCCCGTCGCGTAAGCGAACACACCCAGCGCGCCGCTGATCATGACCGCCGGCATGATAGCCAGCCCGTCCAAGCCATCCGTCAGGTTGACGGCGTTGCTGGAGCCCACAATCACAAAATAGGTAAAAATAATAAAGAACGGCCCCATAGCCAGCGACAAGTTCTTAAAAAACGGCATAACGAGCTGGGTCTCGACAGGCAGGCTTGCTGTAAAATACAGATAAAGCGCGGCGCCCAAACCTAATAACGACTGGCAAAGATATTTCTGCCGTGCCGGCATTCCCCGGCTATGTTTCAATACCAGCTTGCGATAATCATCCCAATAGCCGATGGCTCCGAATCCCAATGTAATCATGAGTACCAGCCAGACATAGCGGTTTAAAAGATCGCTCCATAACAGTGTGCTCAACAGGACTGAAATAATGACCAGGGTACCGCCCATGGTAGGCGTCCCCGCCTTGCTAAAATGGCTTTGCGGGCCGTCATCGCGTACAACTTGTCCGACGCGGTGCGAACTCAGGTGGCGGATAATGCCGGGGCCCAGCAGCAACGCCATGATCAGAGAGGTCAGCGTGCCCAGGATCGCGCGCAGGGTCAGATATTGAAAGACATGAAAAACATGGAAATACTTAGCGAGCCACTCGCTTAACCACAATAACATTGACCTTCTCCATACACTGAAATAATACCCTTCTTGATAAAGATCCGGGACAGCCTAAACAGAAGCAACACCTGCGCACGCATTAATCTTTCGCCAGGCACGCTTTCACCTGTTCCACATCATCAAAGGGGATTTTTTCATCGCCGATTTGCTGATAGCGCTCAGCCCCCTTGCCCGCGATTAATACACAATCTTTAGCCGTTGCCCATTGTATACTGTTCTGTATTGCTTTAGAACGATCCATCTCGATGAAAACCCGCTCAGGATGTAAAAATCCACGCATGATTTCAGCAACGATTTCTCCAGGATTCTCATGCCGCGGATTGTCATTGGTAACGATCACCTGATCAGCCCATTCTTCGGCTATTTTTGCCATCAATGGCCGTTTTCCCCGGTCTCTTTCCCCTCCGCAGCCAAACACACACCATAATTTTCCTTCGGTATGCGCCCGCAAAGCTTGCAACACTTTTTCCAGTGCGTCGGGTTTGTGCGCATAATCCACTATGATACGCGGCTGTCCGGGACCACCCAGGGTCTGCATGCGGCCAGGCACGGTCTGCAGACGGGAGAGGCAAGCCAGTGTCTGCTCCAGGGAAATGCCATAAACACATAAGGACGCCAGCACCGCGAGCGCATTACTCAGATTAAATTGACCCATTAGCGGAAGCAGCAGTTCACCTTCACCCCAGGGAGTGCGAACTTCCGCGCGTATGCCTTCAGGCGTCAAGTCTGCGCGCGCCGCATACACAAAAGGAATATCCGCAGGAATGGACAAATGCCGGCGCAAGCCGTAAGCGACAACCGGCTTTTGACTGGCAAGCTCATTAATCCATGCCCGCCCATAAGCGTCATCCGCACTGATAATGAGATGTTTTGTCGATCTATCAGCGAGAAAGCGGCGCTTGACCGCCGCGTAGGTCTCCATATCACCATGGTAATCCAGGTGATCCTGGCTGAGATTGGTAAAAATGCCCAGATCAAATGCCACAGGCCTGATCCTCTCCTGATCTATGCTGTGCGAGGAAACCTCCATGGCGATGGCATGCGCATGACAGTCTGAAAATTGCGCGAGGGTCGCCTGCAGTGTCACTGCATCCGGCGTGGTCAGGCCCGCCGTGCCCAGGGCACCATAAAATCCGCACCCCAACGTGCCTATGATGCCGCACGAGATATCAAGCGACTGCAGGCTTTGAGCGATGAAATGTGTACATGATGTTTTTCCACTGGTTCCCGTCACGCCTATCATGCGCATTTTCTCTGCGGGATACTGATAAAAGCGGGCTGCAAGCCCGCCCAGCTGTTTACGCAGCTGGAACACGGGAATAAAAGGAATGTCCGCCTGCCAGGCAACCGGCAGGTCCTCTTCATCCGCATCCGCCAGAATCGCAGCCGCCCCGCGCGAAACGGCGTCACGCACATAGTCACGCCCGTCCAGCTGCGCACCCTTGACCGCCAGAAACAAGCCCTGTGATTTCACTTGGCGGCTATCCAGGGTCAAGCCGGAAATCTCACGGTCCGCTTCAACGGGAAGAAGATAACAATCTTGCAGCAATTGTGATAAACGCATGAATGGCATTAATCCGGTAAATGAATGATTATATCGTCAATACATGATTCAAAGAAAGTTTGCAGCCTCTCATTGAGCCATGACACACCTCTTCAGTGTGCGCACATTAATTTATCACATTGAAATATCTGATTTTTCAGACTCGTTATCCGGCGGGACATCCAGCAGCCGCAATGCGCCTGACATGATGCGCTGAAAAACCGGGCCTGATACCAGGGCGCCGTAATAATCTTTGCCCATGGGATCATCGATGACCACCGTCACCACCAGCCGCGGATCACTTACCGGCGCAATCCCCACAAATGATGAGATATAACGATGTTTCTCATACCCTCCCTGCCCGGCTTTTTTCGCTGTGCCGGTCTTGCCCGCGACACGGTAACCCGGCACCGAAATCGTATGGGCTGATCCGCCCTTCGCAAAGACGGATTCCAGCAGGATCAGCATTTCTCTGGCTATGACCGGATCCAGGACTTGTTTACCCGTCGGTGGTTTCGCCAATTTCAATAATGAAACAGGCAGTTTCACACCATGATTCGCGAGCACGGAGTAAGCGCGCGTTAATTGCAGAGATGTCGCGGACATGGCGTAACCAAATGAGAGCGTGGCCAAAACAAATGAACCCCATGGATTATGCCGAATCAACATTCCCGTTTGCTCGCCCGGGAAACCCACACCCGTCGCCTCGCCGAATCCCACCCGGTTCAAAACACTCCATAACTGATCCGGCGGCATTGCCAGCACCAGCTTTGCCGCGCCCATGTTACTGGAAACCTGAAGTATCTGAGACAGACTCAGCAAACCGTTATTCTTTTTATCCTTGACAACATTGTGTCCCACCCGCATCCATCCGGGCGACGTGTCGATAATGGAATCCGGTTTAAAACGCCCGCTTTCCAGCGCGCTCGCGATGGTGAATGCCTTAACTGTAGATCCAGGCTCAAAAATATCCGTGACTGCGCGATTGCGATAACTTTCATGTTTCGCACCTTTGCGATTATTGGGATTAAACGACGGCACATTCACCATCGCGAGAATTTCACCTGTTTTCACATCAAGGACTATCGCGGAGCCCGAAGCGGCCTGTTTTTCAACGACACCCGCCAACAATTCACGATAAGCCAGATACTGAATCCGCCTGTCTATGCTCAACACCAAATCCCGGCCCGGCCTTTGGTCCTGTAGTGTTTGAACATCTGAAATCACACGGCCGATCCGGTCTTTGACCACCCATTTTTTACCAGGCTCGCCTTGCAGCCACTCATTGTAAGCAAGCTCAATGCCTTCCTGTCCTTTATCATCAATATTCGTAATGCCGACCACCTGGGCAGTCACTTCACCCTCAGGATAATAACGCCTGTATTCTTCCTGCAAATACACACCAGGTACATTCAGAGATTTGACCTGGGCGGCCGTTTCAGGCGACAGCGACCGCTTCAGATAGACGAATTCACGATTCTTTTTCAATCCATTTTTGGCAATCGATGTAATGGAAAGCGCTTTGACCTGCAGCAACCGGGCAAGATCATCCAGCTGATCGCGAGCGGGCGAAAATTCCTGAGGATTGATCCATGCTGAATAAACCGAAGTGCTGACAGCAAGCGGAAAACCATTGCGGTCAACTATCATCCCCCTGAATGCGGGGGTACTGACCAGTCTCAACACACGCTCGTCCCCTTGATGACGCAAAAAATCCTGACTCAGGATAGAGAGTTCAAAAACGCGCAGGGCCAGTCCCACCACC contains these protein-coding regions:
- the murD gene encoding UDP-N-acetylmuramoyl-L-alanine--D-glutamate ligase; translation: MSVAELNVIVGLGATGLSCARYLKQCGVEFAVTDTRPNPPHLAELYRIEPDVRVALGGLDPSLLSKAGRIILSPGIALREPAIAEQVRRGTPVIGDIELFAHAVSAPVIAITGTNAKSTVTTLVGKMAEAAGYQAEAGGNLGIPALDLLARSPSAHLYVLELSSFQLETTYTLKPSVATVLNVTPDHMDRYDDLAAYTRAKYRVYQHCRVAVCNRDDILTECRETQVQKKWHFTLNAPGRGEFGLVQQGNETCLAFEDRPLLSVNELPVMGKHYQANALAALAIGHGFGLPFESMLNVLRTFKGLPHRCQFVRERHGVKWYNDSKGTNVGATQAAIEGLGSEISGKLVMILGGIGKNADFKSLMPAISQYSRHVVLIGEAAREIAGVINGSVPVSFAGSMEEAVSQAAANAHNDDCVLLSPACASFDMFKNYEHRGQVFTEIVEKLP
- the mraY gene encoding phospho-N-acetylmuramoyl-pentapeptide-transferase, giving the protein MLLWLSEWLAKYFHVFHVFQYLTLRAILGTLTSLIMALLLGPGIIRHLSSHRVGQVVRDDGPQSHFSKAGTPTMGGTLVIISVLLSTLLWSDLLNRYVWLVLMITLGFGAIGYWDDYRKLVLKHSRGMPARQKYLCQSLLGLGAALYLYFTASLPVETQLVMPFFKNLSLAMGPFFIIFTYFVIVGSSNAVNLTDGLDGLAIMPAVMISGALGVFAYATGNIHHATYLAIPYVPGAGEIVVFCGSLVGAGLGFLWFNTYPAQVFMGDVGALALGAALGIIAVIVRQEIVFFLMSGIFVLETVSVILQVGSYKLTGKRIFKMAPIHHHFELKGWPEPRVIVRFWIITFVLVLCGLATLKLR
- a CDS encoding UDP-N-acetylmuramoyl-L-alanyl-D-glutamate--2,6-diaminopimelate ligase translates to MRLSQLLQDCYLLPVEADREISGLTLDSRQVKSQGLFLAVKGAQLDGRDYVRDAVSRGAAAILADADEEDLPVAWQADIPFIPVFQLRKQLGGLAARFYQYPAEKMRMIGVTGTSGKTSCTHFIAQSLQSLDISCGIIGTLGCGFYGALGTAGLTTPDAVTLQATLAQFSDCHAHAIAMEVSSHSIDQERIRPVAFDLGIFTNLSQDHLDYHGDMETYAAVKRRFLADRSTKHLIISADDAYGRAWINELASQKPVVAYGLRRHLSIPADIPFVYAARADLTPEGIRAEVRTPWGEGELLLPLMGQFNLSNALAVLASLCVYGISLEQTLACLSRLQTVPGRMQTLGGPGQPRIIVDYAHKPDALEKVLQALRAHTEGKLWCVFGCGGERDRGKRPLMAKIAEEWADQVIVTNDNPRHENPGEIVAEIMRGFLHPERVFIEMDRSKAIQNSIQWATAKDCVLIAGKGAERYQQIGDEKIPFDDVEQVKACLAKD
- a CDS encoding peptidoglycan D,D-transpeptidase FtsI family protein, coding for MPPSSTRQSAVTIERPSYIAWRFYLVLSIILLAVVGLALRVFELSILSQDFLRHQGDERVLRLVSTPAFRGMIVDRNGFPLAVSTSVYSAWINPQEFSPARDQLDDLARLLQVKALSITSIAKNGLKKNREFVYLKRSLSPETAAQVKSLNVPGVYLQEEYRRYYPEGEVTAQVVGITNIDDKGQEGIELAYNEWLQGEPGKKWVVKDRIGRVISDVQTLQDQRPGRDLVLSIDRRIQYLAYRELLAGVVEKQAASGSAIVLDVKTGEILAMVNVPSFNPNNRKGAKHESYRNRAVTDIFEPGSTVKAFTIASALESGRFKPDSIIDTSPGWMRVGHNVVKDKKNNGLLSLSQILQVSSNMGAAKLVLAMPPDQLWSVLNRVGFGEATGVGFPGEQTGMLIRHNPWGSFVLATLSFGYAMSATSLQLTRAYSVLANHGVKLPVSLLKLAKPPTGKQVLDPVIAREMLILLESVFAKGGSAHTISVPGYRVAGKTGTAKKAGQGGYEKHRYISSFVGIAPVSDPRLVVTVVIDDPMGKDYYGALVSGPVFQRIMSGALRLLDVPPDNESEKSDISM